A single genomic interval of Malania oleifera isolate guangnan ecotype guangnan chromosome 13, ASM2987363v1, whole genome shotgun sequence harbors:
- the LOC131145448 gene encoding L-idonate 5-dehydrogenase-like, producing MPQDGGEGKQGEEAENMAAWLLGIKTLRIQPYNLPPLGPHDVKVQLKAVGICGSDVHHFKTMRCANFIVKKPMVIGHECAGIIEEVGSEVKSLVAGDRVALEPGISCQKCDLCKEGRYNLCLEMKFFGSPPTNGSLANKVVHPASLCFKLPDNVSLEEGAMCEPLSVGVHACRRANIGPQTNVLIVGAGPIGLVTMLAARAFGAPRIVIVDVDDCRLSVAKDLSVDEAIQVSTNIEDIGEEVARIQNAIGSEIDVSFDCVGFNKTMSTALNATRAGGKVCLVGLGQSQMTVPLTPTAAREVDVIGIFRYRNTWPICIEFLRTGKIDVKPLITHRFGFTQEGVEKAFETSAHGSNAIKVMFNM from the exons ATGCCACAAGATGGTGGAGAAGGCAAGCAGGGGGAAGAAGCAGAGAACATGGCTGCTTGGCTTCTTGGTATCAAAACACTTAGAATCCAACCTTACAATCTCCCTCCTCTTG GCCCTCATGATGTTAAAGTCCAGTTGAAGGCTGTTGGTATTTGTGGAAGTGATGTTCATCATTTCAAG ACAATGAGATGTGCCAATTTCATTGTCAAAAAGCCGATGGTAATCGGGCATGAATGTGCTGGGATCATAGAAGAAGTTGGCAGTGAAGTTAAGTCTCTTGTAGCGGGCGATCGGGTTGCATTGGAGCCAGGAATAAGTTGCCAGAAGTGTGATCTCTGCAAAGAGGGTCGCTACAATCTATGCCTTGAAATGAAGTTTTTTGGATCACCTCCAACTAATGGTTCTCTTGCTAATAAG GTGGTGCATCCCGCAAGTCTATGCTTTAAACTACCTGATAACGTGAGCTTGGAGGAAGGAGCAATGTGTGAACCCCTAAGTGTTGGTGTCCATGCTTGTCGCCGTGCAAACATTGGTCCACAGACAAATGTACTGATTGTAGGAGCTGGACCTATCGGCCTTGTTACCATGTTGGCTGCTCGTGCTTTTGGAGCTCCCAGAATTGTCATTGTTGATGTTGATGATTGCCGTTTATCTGTTGCAAAGGACCTCAGTGTGGATGAAGCCATACAAGTTTCAACCAATATAGAG GATATTGGTGAAGAAGTAGCACGAATACAAAATGCCATAGGCTCTGAGATTGATGTGAGCTTCGATTGTGTTGGCTTTAACAAAACCATGTCGACTGCTTTGAATGCCACTCGTGCAGGCGGCAAAGTGTGCCTGGTAGGATTGGGCCAGAGTCAGATGACTGTTCCTCTTACTCCAACTGCAGCAAG AGAGGTTGATGTAATTGGCATATTCCGGTATCGAAACACATGGCCTATCTGCATTGAGTTTCTGAGGACGGGTAAGATTGATGTTAAGCCGCTCATAACCCACAGGTTCGGATTCACTCAAGAGGGGGTAGAAAAGGCATTTGAAACCAGTGCTCATGGCAGCAATGCCATTAAAGTCATGTTTAATATGTAG
- the LOC131145446 gene encoding pentatricopeptide repeat-containing protein At2g22410, mitochondrial-like encodes MKRARPRSRLFSSSSATQPSERVPNSPVSLPASKELHAHLIRTKVHTDPASMADVIRSYALSPANIRKAHLAFDQIERPTLLVWNHIIRGSSQGDQPIEAIHMYDNMHRQGLSVNSLTFIFVFKACARVSDVVPGQQVHNHVFKLGFESFLYVANALIHMYAHCSHLGFGQKVFDEMFVKDLVSWNSLICGYSQSNRFRDVLGIFDAMQVANVKADAVTMVKVVLACSHLGNKEYANSMVKYIEENGIEVDVYLGNTLIDMYGRRGLSELAQGVFDQMRERNIVSWNTMIMAHAKAGNLVEARKLFNDMSKRDVISWTSMITGYCQANQFSDAVRLFQEMMAAKVKPDAITVASVLSACAHLGMLDLGEAVHDYICKHDIKADIYVGNALIDMYCKCGLVEKALEVFQVMKVKDSVSWTSVISGLAVNGFANAAVELFSQMLREGVQPTHGTFVGILLACAHAGLVDDGLGYFESMEKVYGLVPEMKHYGCVVDLLSRCGFLDKAYEFIKKLPVVPDVVVWRMLLSACKLHGNVALAEIVTNELLQLDPSNSGNYVLLSNAYAGADRWNDAIKTRRMMEESDVQKPSGCSSIKVNL; translated from the coding sequence ATGAAACGCGCGAGACCCAGATCGCGTCTCTTCAGCAGCTCCTCGGCGACCCAACCGTCGGAGCGAGTACCCAATAGTCCAGTCTCCCTTCCCGCCAGTAAAGAGCTCCACGCCCACCTCATCAGAACCAAAGTGCACACAGACCCAGCTTCGATGGCAGACGTTATCCGCTCATATGCACTCTCTCCCGCCAATATCCGCAAAGCCCATCTCGCTTTCGATCAGATTGAACGACCCACATTGTTGGTTTGGAACCATATTATACGGGGATCGTCACAGGGTGACCAACCCATTGAAGCAattcacatgtatgataatatgCATCGGCAAGGATTATCCGTTAATAGCCTGACGTTTATATTTGTTTTCAAGGCTTGTGCACGAGTTTCGGATGTTGTACCTGGCCAGCAGGTTCATAATCATGTCTTCAAACTTGGGTTTGAGTCCTTTCTTTACGTGGCTAATGCTTTAATTCATATGTATGCGCATTGTAGTCATTTGGGTTTTGGACAGAAGGTGTTCGATGAAATGTTTGTGAAGGATTTGGTTTCATGGAACTCTCTGATTTGCGGGTACAGTCAGAGTAATAGGTTTAGGGACGTTCTGGGTATTTTTGACGCGATGCAGGTGGCAAATGTGAAGGCTGATGCAGTTACAATGGTGAAAGTTGTTTTAGCTTGTAGCCATTTGGGAAATAAGGAATATGCCAATTCTATGGTCAAGTATATCGAGGAGAACGGCATTGAAGTGGATGTTTACCTGGGAAATACTTTGATTGATATGTATGGACGGCGTGGATTGTCAGAATTAGCACAGGGGGTTTTTGATCAAATGCGGGAAAGAAACATTGTTTCTTGGAATACCATGATCATGGCGCATGCAAAAGCAGGGAATTTGGTTGAAGCACGAAAGCTTTTTAATGATATGTCTAAAAGAGATGTGATATCTTGGACTTCTATGATTACAGGTTACTGTCAAGCAAACCAATTTTCTGATGCGGTTAGGCTTTTTCAAGAAATGATGGCTGCTAAGGTGAAACCTGATGCAATTACAGTAGCCAGTGTGCTATCTGCTTGTGCCCATCTTGGTATGCTTGATTTGGGAGAGGCAGTTCACGACTATATTTGCAAGCATGATATAAAAGCAGATATTTATGTGGGGAATGCTCTGATAGATATGTACTGCAAATGTGGGTTGGTTGAGAAGGCACTGGAGGTGTTTCAAGTGATGAAAGTGAAGGACTCTGTATCTTGGACTTCAGTTATTTCAGGGCTAGCTGTGAATGGTTTTGCAAATGCTGCAGTTGAGCTCTTCTCGCAAATGTTGAGGGAAGGTGTACAGCCAACACATGGAACCTTTGTTGGGATTTTATTGGCTTGTGCTCATGCTGGCTTGGTGGATGATGGCTTGGGCTATTTTGAAAGTATGGAAAAAGTTTATGGATTAGTTCCAGAAATGAAACATTATGGGTGTGTTGTCGATCTTTTGAGCCGCTGTGGTTTTCTAGACAAGGCATATGAGTTTATAAAGAAACTGCCAGTAGTTCCAGATGTTGTAGTGTGGAGGATGCTGTTGAGTGCATGTAAGCTTCATGGAAATGTGGCCCTAGCTGAGATTGTCACAAATGAGCTTCTTCAATTGGATCCGTCAAACAGTGGGAATTATGTTCTCTTGTCGAATGCCTATGCAGGTGCAGATAGATGGAATGATGCTATAAAAACGCGTCGAATGATGGAAGAGAGTGATGTACAGAAGCCATCTGGTTGTAGCTCTATTAAGGTTAATTTATAA